Proteins encoded in a region of the Zea mays cultivar B73 chromosome 2, Zm-B73-REFERENCE-NAM-5.0, whole genome shotgun sequence genome:
- the LOC103647937 gene encoding uncharacterized protein — MLLNAYLDSFTGPLIEEVHCDVFLSLSGYAHANFIEIVRLDKLNHEKSIYGFVVSMPSKDAKSREIYAPKEGDIVVVSLQKPKHVSDLTKNRSSYNLGSILKSGKEEEEDSDLPPNFCIVRFLSAIPVEVDPETSKPRGPCFAVFLINTTTYDHIWTCLHLVANDHNLAPLQKRGSNTAIVNLVWQYKRRAAEDGSLSFSQLSQSVTQSVDDLGLEKFGLNDSQLHAVADCVLSAIDNRLPSLKLIWGPPGTGKTKTICTILWAMLMKGLRTLTCAPTNTAVLEVASRIVRLVEHLHGSVCFLNDIVLFGSKEKMKIGREDALSMVFLDSRAKRLLPCFMPTTGWMHCLRSLMDHLESPITQYRLHLEKLLKNEKKKESNKGGSRATQGTIIRIPPFKDFFKGYFNKVSNLLRKCVETMYNDHPRSPETGHSFQCMLEVLELIGILQELINCKNDDIWSDEFHDCKIEDDGDPILWSEQLAHVRSNTSKKHKLKLARSLCVRELRYLHKNLELPGYSSKRSVETYLLQRAKCILCTVSSSFRLYNVPMDSSCTDIHSLLKGPETFKLLDMLIVDEAAQLKECETLIPLQLPGIRQAVFVGDEYQLPALVRSKISDGANFGRSVFERLSSLGYGKYLLNVQYRMHPEISRFPVATFYDGKLSDGPNVTSMSYERTFLASKVFGPYSFINVDGGRETTEKHGTSLKNTVEVAAVLRIVQRLFKESVSTGCKLSVGVVSPYNAQVRAICQKVGESYNAHDGFSVKVKSVDGFQGAEEDVLIISTVRSNGAGSVGFLTNLQRTNVALTRAKHCLWIVGNGATLSSSKSVWQKIVKDARDRGCYFEASDDGDLSNAVVKAIIEQDDADNLVRMESLHISRPRSQLQKSGPKNFS, encoded by the exons ATGCTGCTGAATGCCTACTTGGACTCATTTACCGGCCCTCTGATTGAAGAAGTACACTGTGACGTCTTTTTGTCACTGAGCGGTTATGCTCATGCCAACTTCATAGAGATAGTCCGACTGGATAAGCTTAATCATGAGAAATCAATATATGGTTTCGTGGTTTCCATGCCTTCCAAGGACGCAAAGTCGAGGGAGATTTATGCCCCCAAAGAAGGCGATATAGTGGTTGTGTCCTTGCAGAAACCGAAGCATGTGTCTGATCTGACAAAGAACAGGTCATCTTACAATCTAGGCTCCATTCTGAAAtctggaaaagaagaagaagaagatagcGATTTGCCGCCAAATTTCTGCATTGTTAGGTTTCTGTCAGCTATTCCTGTGGAAGTAGATCCTGAAACAAGCAAGCCTAGAGGGCCATGTTTTGCTGTCTTTCTCATAAACACCACGACATATGACCACATATGGACGTGCCTTCACTTGGTAGCAAATGATCATAATCTTGCACCACTCCAGAAGAGAGGGTCTAATACCGCTATTGTCAATCTAGTGTGGCAATACAAGCGTCGG GCAGCTGAAGATGGTAGCTTGTCATTCTCCCAGCTCTCCCAAAGTGTCACTCAGTCAGTTGATGACCTTGGCCTCGAGAAGTTCGGCCTAAATGATTCACAGTTGCATGCAGTAGCTGACTGTGTCTTGTCAGCAATAGACAACCGGTTGCCTTCCCTAAAACTAATATGGGGCCCCCCTGGGACAGGCAAAACGAAAACCATCTGCACTATCCTCTGGGCAATGCTCATGAAGGGCTTAAGGACACTTACCTGTGCCCCTACCAACACCGCTGTATTGGAAGTTGCATCTCGAATTGTCAGGCTCGTTGAGCATCTCCATGGCAGTGTCTGCTTTCTCAATGACATTGTCCTGTTTGGAAGCAAAGAAAAGATGAAAATCGGCCGTGAGGACGCCCTTTCCATGGTATTCCTTGACTCTCGCGCTAAACGACTGCTGCCGTGTTTCATGCCAACCACAGGCTGGATGCATTGTTTGCGCTCACTAATGGACCACCTTGAGAGTCCTATTACCCAGTACAGGTTGCATCTTGAGAAATTACTCAAAaatgaaaagaaaaaggagagcAATAAGGGAGGTTCTAGAGCAACGCAGGGTACGATCATTAGAATACCGCCATTCAAAGATTTCTTCAAAGGTTATTTCAACAAGGTGTCAAATTTGCTGAGAAAGTGCGTTGAGACAATGTACAATGATCATCCACGAAGTCCAGAAACAGGACACAGCTTTCAGTGCATGCTGGAGGTGCTTGAGTTGATTGGAATTCTTCAGGAGCTGATAAACTGCAAAAACGATGACATATGGTCAGATGAATTTCATGATTGCAAGATAGAAGATGACGGTGACCCCATTCTGTGGTCTGAGCAGCTAGCCCATGTGCGGAGTAACACTAGCAAAAAGCACAAACTAAAGCTAGCTAGATCCTTGTGTGTGCGAGAATTGAGATATCTTCACAAAAATCTGGAGCTTCCTGGTTACTCCAGCAAGCGATCAGTTGAGACTTACTTGCTGCAGAGAGCAAAATGCATTCTCTGTACAGTTTCtagttctttcaggttgtacaacGTGCCCATGGATAGTTCTTGTACAGACATTCACAGTTTGCTCAAAGGGCCTGAAACGTTCAAGCTTTTGGATATGCTGATCGTGGATGAGGCTGCACAGCTGAAAGAGTGCGAGACCTTAATCCCTTTGCAGCTGCCAGGCATAAGGCAGGCCGTGTTTGTTGGAGATGAGTATCAGCTGCCTGCTTTGGTGAGAAGCAAA ATATCTGATGGCGCAAACTTCGGCCGAAGTGTTTTCGAAAGGCTAAGCTCGCTGGGTTACGGGAAGTACCTTCTGAATGTGCAATACAGGATGCATCCAGAGATCAGCAGGTTTCCTGTTGCCACATTTTACGATGGCAAGTTATCTGATGGCCCCAACGTCACTAGTATGAGCTATGAGAGGACGTTTTTGGCGAGCAAAGTATTTGGACCGTATTCCTTTATCAATGTGGATGGGGGGCGTGAGACAACTGAGAAGCATGGCACGAGCCTTAAGAACACAGTAGAAGTTGCTGCGGTCTTGCGGATAGTGCAGAGATTGTTCAAAG AGTCAGTATCTACAGGTTGCAAGCTCTCTGTCGGTGTTGTGTCGCCGTACAATGCTCAAGTCAGAGCTATCTGTCAAAAAGTGGGGGAATCCTATAATGCACACGATGGTTTCTCTGTGAAAGTGAAATCTGTGGATGGTTTCCAAGGCGCGGAGGAAGATGTCCTCATCATATCTACAGTGAGGAGCAATGGAGCTGGTTCTGTTGGGTTCCTCACAAACCTGCAGAGGACCAACGTGGCATTGACAAGGGCTAA GCATTGTTTATGGATAGTAGGAAATGGAGCGACTTTGTCCAGCAGCAAGTCAGTTTGGCAGAAAATAGTGAAGGACGCACGTGATCGAGGCTGCTACTTCGAAGCCAGCGACGATGGGGATCTGTCGAATGCAGTCGTCAAGGCCATCATTGAGCAGGACGATGCCGATAATTTGGTGAGGATGGAGTCGCTGCACATAAGCAGGCCGAGGTCTCAGCTTCAG AAATCAGGACCTAAGAACTTTTCATGA